CATTATTGCCTGTGCCAGCAAAGGCAGCATCGCCTGTGTTCAAGTGTTTTTTATTCGTAACGGCCAGCATTTAGGTAATAAAGTCTTTTTCCCGAAAGTGACTGATGAATATGAACCTGCAGCTATCTTGCAAGCTTTTATCCCGCAATATTATCTTGATAAACCTGTGCCTTATGAGCTGATAGTTAGTCATGAACCGGAAGAGGCCGCATTGCTGATTGAAGTTTTAGCCGGTCAGATAAAACATCCTGTGAGCATTTCTTCCAGCGTCAGAGGCGAGCGCTTAAAATGGCTGCAAATGGCAGGAACGAATGCTGAAAATTCATTGTTAAGTAAGTTGTCAGATAAACAGGGCGTTTATGACCGGTTTCTAAGTCTGCAAGAAGAATTAGGTTGCAAAGATTTACCCAAGCGTCTGGAATGCTTTGATATTAGTCATACACAAGGCGATCAGACGGTTGCATCCTGCGTGGTTTTTGATAGGGAAGGCCCGGTAAAATCAGCTTATCGTCGCTTTAATATATCGGGTATAACCGGAGGTGATGATTATGCAGCTATTCACCAGGCTGTTTTCAGGCGCTTTAAACGTCTGAAGCAGGGTGAGCATGAGGCACCGGATATCTTGTTTATTGATGGCGGTAAAGGTCAGGTGCATGAAGCACAAAAGGCATTAGCTGAATTAGACATAAACAATGTTATGATAGTCGGCGTTTCGAAGGGACCTGACAGAAAACCCGGTATGGAAAAACTGATCCTGGTAGATCAGGAGCAGCCCGTAGACATAACACCAGGTGCCAGCGGTTTACTGTTAATACAGCATATTCGCGATGAAGCACACCGGTTTGCAATAACAGGACACAGACTACGTCGCGGTAAGGCATCAAAACAATCAGTTTTGGAAACTATTCCAGGACTGGGTTCCAAGCGACGACAGCTTTTATTAAAACAGTTTGGGGGGCTGCAAGGCATTTCATGCGCAAGTGTAGATGCACTTTGTAGTGTGGACGGCATAAGTCGGCATTTGGCACAACGAATTTACGAGCTATTTCATCATCAAGATGACGATTCAATTTAACATACCTACAAATCTTACGCTGTTAAGAATTGCGTTAATTCCGTTATTAACCGTGGTTTTTTATCTGCCCTGGCAATATTCCAATCTGGCTTGCACCCTGATTTTTTTGTTAGCCGGATTTACCGATTGGCTGGATGGTTACCTCGCCAGGAAAATGCAACTGGAAACTCCTTTTGGTGCTTTTTTAGATCCCGTTGCTGATAAATTAATGGTCGCCATCGTTCTCGTTTTAATTGTTCAGCAGCAAGCCACGCCTTACCTGGCGATTCCTGCCGCGATTATTATCGGCAGAGAAATAACCATTGCTTCATTGCGGGAATGGATGGCAGAAATCGGCCAACGAGCAAAAGTAAGGGTCTCTCAATTAGGTAAATGGAAAACTACCGCACAAATGCTGTCAATTGGCATGTTGTTATATCGTGAAGATTTATTGGGTATGCCTATTAATTTAATCGGCTATGGATTGCTGTATATTTCTGCCGTACTAACATTATGGTCTATGATTAATTACCTAAGCGCTGCTTTGGCAGTTATTAAGGAAAAATGAATATATTACACTTTCAGGTTTGTTGCTGATAAACCTGTTTGATTTTTTGGCTTTCCGCTTTTTTAGTAGGGTAAATGATGAGGCTTAATTGCTTGCTGTTAAATGCCCTGACTAACATTGAAAGCCATTTTTTTTTAACACACTCAGATACAGCATATTGATACGCTGCGGCAAAAAAAATGGATCAGGAAATAGAAATTATTCAGCCAAGAGCTGAAACGCAAGACGAGATATTAGTGGCGGCTTTAAAATTATTTGCCACAAAAGGGTATTTTGCTACATCGTTAGTAGATATTGCTGCGGCTACAGGTATGAAAAATACCTCAGCGATTTATCATCATTTCAAAAATAAGCATATGATGGCCGCGCAACTGTATACCAATATTTTTGATAGCTTTAATATTTCTTTTGATGATATCAGGCGCCGAAATGAAAAACCGTCAGAGCAGTTACGTAGCATTGTTGATTTATTTTTCAAGCTGACTGACGATGCGCCGGATGTTATGCAGTTTCTGCTGGTTTTAAAACTCAATGAGTTTTTACCCGAAGAGAAACCGGTGATGGGAACAGCCGCTTTTGTAAAAATCATTACAATCATTCAGGAGGGTATAAAAGCGGGGGAAATACGTGATATTGATCCGCAGTTGGTCAATGGCTATTTTTTCGGCATTATCAATAATACCTTGCGATTAGTATTAACCGGTGCGTTGGATAAAAAAGCCGATACTTATCTGTCGCAAACCTGGCTGACAGCATGGAATGCTATCGCCAAAAAATAATCGTGGTTTTGAGTTAAAGAAAAATCGTGGGTGATATTGTTCAGTTTAAACGACCAACCGCCGTTCAGCGGCATAAAGGTAATACTTTATGCCGCAGTGGCTTCCATAAATGGGAAGTCCTCAAGGAAAAACAGTTTGATGTTAAGCAGGGGAAATTGATTACTGTTTATCAATGCATTCGCTGTGCAAAAATCAAAACTAAAGCGTTGTAATAGAAAGTAGCTATAAACTCCAAGTATTGTTGCCCGATTGTTTTGGCCTTTTGACGGATGTAGGTTTTGACGTTACAGGAGCCATTATTGGTTTGTTGATTTATCTGTTCTGGTTTTCGGTTGAAAAAAGAAGGTTGACTGAGAAGCCAATGTCGGTAGTTCAAATCAAGGGAACTCATCAAGCTGCAAGCGATAAAAATTGACCTGTTTCGCAGTCTTTATTACGAAATTTCCATAATTGGCTGAGTTGTCTCCAGTGAAATAATATACTGCCATTCTTCTTCGCTCACCGGCATTATAGATAAGCGGTTACCTCGCCTTAATAGCACCATCCCTGTCAATTCCGGGAGTGACTTTAACTCTTTAAGCGTAATGTTACGGGATAATGTTCTAATATATCTAACATCAACCATTATCCATCGTGGCTGGGCGGGATCGCTTTTGGGATCAAAATGACTGTCATCAGGATCAAAGGCAGTAAAATCAGGATAACCCTCCTTAACGACTTCCATAATTCCAACAATGCCAGGTTGATCGCAGTTTGAATGATAAAAAAACACTTGGTCACCCAGTTTCATGGCATCCCTCATCATGTTTCTGGCTTGATAATTACGCACTCCATCCCAATGCTCGGTCCGGCTTGCCTTGCTGTAAAGATCGTTAATGCCAAACACATCAGGTTCCGATTTCATTAGCCAGTAGTTCATGGTGTTCTCATAGATGAATAAATATAAATAATTCCGGTTTGATAGTAAGCTGGTATTTATGGGCTATAGTTGGCTGAGATGAATGATTGTTTTGTTGATATAAGCCAATACTGGAAAGTATAGCCGGTTTTGTCTGTTAAAATGTTTTTTGAGTAAAACAGCAGGCAAAAAAAATGCGACTAATTAGGCCGCATTAAGAGAAGGATATAACGCTCTGATTTCCGGGAAGGAAGTTTGCATCTCAAGAGTTGTGCTTATAGTAACTTTAAAGAGTAGAAGAGGGAATGTGGCATATTGCCGCGTGACAAATTGTCGCAGAGGCGATGGAATAGCAGGCAAAAAAAATGCGGCTGATTAGGCCGCATTAAAAGAAGGATATAACGCTCTGATTTCCGAGGAGGAAGTTTGCATCTCAAGAGTTGCAGCTATAATAACCATAAAAATTAGAATAGGAAATGTGGCATATTGCCGCGTGACATATTGTCGCAGGGTCAAGGTATTTCTTGTAAGGCGTTACTTAACTTTGCAAAATCATTCAGTGATAATGCTTCAGCCCTCAATGTAGGATCAATATTTAGGGCGATAATGACGTCTTCGTCGATGAGTTTTTTTAAGGAATTACGCAATGTTTTACGGCGCTGCGAGAATGCCTGTACGACAACTCTATTGAGTTTTGTCATGTCGTTAACTTCAACTGGCGGTTGTTGATGCGGTACCAGTCTGACAATTGCCGACATGACTTTAGGTGCCGGGTCAAAGCTTTCAGGGGGGACGTCAAATAACAGTTCTGTTGCACAGAAATATTGCATCATGACGCTGAGTCTGCCGTATTTTTTACTACCTGGAGCTGCACAAATCCGGTCAACGACTTCTTTTTGCAGCATAAAATGCATGTCTTCAATACAAGAGGCATTATTTAGCAAGTGAAACATTAGCGGCGTTGAAATGTTATAAGGCAAATTGCCAATGATACGCAGTTTTTCATTATCTTTAGCCAGTTCTGAAAAATCGAATTTTAATGCATCGGCACTGTAAATTTGCAAATTATCATGTTGTTTGAATTTGTCTTTGAGCAATACCACCAGATCCCTGTCGAGTT
Above is a window of Methylobacter sp. S3L5C DNA encoding:
- a CDS encoding EVE domain-containing protein, with the translated sequence MNYWLMKSEPDVFGINDLYSKASRTEHWDGVRNYQARNMMRDAMKLGDQVFFYHSNCDQPGIVGIMEVVKEGYPDFTAFDPDDSHFDPKSDPAQPRWIMVDVRYIRTLSRNITLKELKSLPELTGMVLLRRGNRLSIMPVSEEEWQYIISLETTQPIMEIS
- the pgsA gene encoding CDP-diacylglycerol--glycerol-3-phosphate 3-phosphatidyltransferase, which translates into the protein MTIQFNIPTNLTLLRIALIPLLTVVFYLPWQYSNLACTLIFLLAGFTDWLDGYLARKMQLETPFGAFLDPVADKLMVAIVLVLIVQQQATPYLAIPAAIIIGREITIASLREWMAEIGQRAKVRVSQLGKWKTTAQMLSIGMLLYREDLLGMPINLIGYGLLYISAVLTLWSMINYLSAALAVIKEK
- a CDS encoding TetR/AcrR family transcriptional regulator, whose amino-acid sequence is MDQEIEIIQPRAETQDEILVAALKLFATKGYFATSLVDIAAATGMKNTSAIYHHFKNKHMMAAQLYTNIFDSFNISFDDIRRRNEKPSEQLRSIVDLFFKLTDDAPDVMQFLLVLKLNEFLPEEKPVMGTAAFVKIITIIQEGIKAGEIRDIDPQLVNGYFFGIINNTLRLVLTGALDKKADTYLSQTWLTAWNAIAKK
- the uvrC gene encoding excinuclease ABC subunit UvrC, which gives rise to MGSEISESSFDSAAFLKNLTTRPGIYTMLNDKGEIIYIGKAKNLKNRVSSYFKKQAASIKQQVMVTKVAAIEVTITHTEGEALLLECQQIKRHKPRYNICLRDDKSFPYVFLSSEQDFPQITIHRGAKNKKGRYFGPYPSSGAVRESLKLLQRLFPIRQCDDAFYNNRTRPCLQYQIERCTAPCVGFIDKKDYALDVESTVMFLEGKGSLLIDQLIINMEAAAATLDFEQAAGFRDQIARLRSVLEKHFVHGEKGDVDIIACASKGSIACVQVFFIRNGQHLGNKVFFPKVTDEYEPAAILQAFIPQYYLDKPVPYELIVSHEPEEAALLIEVLAGQIKHPVSISSSVRGERLKWLQMAGTNAENSLLSKLSDKQGVYDRFLSLQEELGCKDLPKRLECFDISHTQGDQTVASCVVFDREGPVKSAYRRFNISGITGGDDYAAIHQAVFRRFKRLKQGEHEAPDILFIDGGKGQVHEAQKALAELDINNVMIVGVSKGPDRKPGMEKLILVDQEQPVDITPGASGLLLIQHIRDEAHRFAITGHRLRRGKASKQSVLETIPGLGSKRRQLLLKQFGGLQGISCASVDALCSVDGISRHLAQRIYELFHHQDDDSI
- the rsmA gene encoding 16S rRNA (adenine(1518)-N(6)/adenine(1519)-N(6))-dimethyltransferase RsmA, producing MTHTPRKRFGQNFLHDHNIIYSILSSLQAKPGQHWVEIGPGMGALTEPLLQQKLRLDVVELDRDLVVLLKDKFKQHDNLQIYSADALKFDFSELAKDNEKLRIIGNLPYNISTPLMFHLLNNASCIEDMHFMLQKEVVDRICAAPGSKKYGRLSVMMQYFCATELLFDVPPESFDPAPKVMSAIVRLVPHQQPPVEVNDMTKLNRVVVQAFSQRRKTLRNSLKKLIDEDVIIALNIDPTLRAEALSLNDFAKLSNALQEIP